One stretch of Muribaculum intestinale DNA includes these proteins:
- a CDS encoding BatD family protein — translation MTRRILMTMLMMVMVAVAAVAETSFTVIPPRTVIAGNKFNVTFRLKDGEGSGLKAPEIKGCTLLYGPSTSRMQNYQWVNGHASSSTTVDYSFTYRADNPGTYTIGEARITSGGKTYTTRTASFTVLPPDQTQQGAQPSARVDDIGTQSADRGVNANDVLVRIILNKTRAYEQEAILCTIKLYTKHSISSFIPTTQPSFDGFLIDEIQLNPTLNEVEHYNGQNYMTAILKQCVIFPQKSGRLTINSGKYDVTVVQYERMGGFWGGNRPVERQIKTTSNSASITIDALPQPQPDGFTGAVGQFSIDSRLSGQVFKTNEAASLVYTIKGTGNIKYVKEPVIDFPSEFEQYQPQTDIDSHISGSTVTGTMTVDYTFVPQSVGTFTIGADKFVYFNPDSRQYVTLSTPSYNIKVTQGAAPSAVAGGKQSVSSKNSDILHIKLGDLDLQKTHTYVYNSWWYWPCYLLLLALLVLIVWLYSKQARLNADVQGRRLARAGKIARRRLKSAHKAMLAHDSDRFYAELLGAIWGYLGDKLGLPASQLTRDNIAGQLDSYGAPKELADTFISIIDDCEMARYSPARSDEQIEQLYNEASRAMNSMEGIRKK, via the coding sequence ATGACACGAAGGATATTGATGACCATGCTGATGATGGTGATGGTGGCTGTGGCTGCCGTTGCCGAAACTTCGTTCACGGTCATACCGCCGCGCACAGTGATTGCGGGCAATAAGTTCAATGTGACCTTCCGCCTTAAGGACGGCGAGGGTTCCGGACTGAAGGCACCGGAAATCAAGGGGTGTACACTCCTTTACGGGCCTTCCACTTCGCGTATGCAGAATTACCAGTGGGTCAACGGCCACGCATCGTCGTCGACCACTGTCGATTATTCGTTTACCTATCGTGCCGACAATCCCGGCACATATACTATCGGCGAGGCGCGTATCACATCAGGGGGCAAGACTTACACTACCCGCACGGCGTCGTTTACCGTGCTCCCTCCCGACCAGACACAGCAGGGAGCACAGCCGTCGGCGCGTGTCGACGATATCGGCACACAGAGTGCCGACCGAGGCGTTAACGCCAACGATGTGCTCGTACGCATTATACTCAACAAGACCAGAGCTTACGAGCAGGAAGCGATTCTGTGTACGATAAAACTCTATACCAAGCACAGCATCAGTTCGTTCATACCCACTACGCAGCCGTCGTTCGACGGATTTCTCATTGATGAGATTCAGCTTAATCCCACGCTCAACGAGGTGGAGCATTACAACGGTCAGAACTATATGACCGCCATACTTAAGCAGTGTGTGATATTCCCTCAGAAGTCGGGTCGGCTTACCATCAACTCCGGAAAATATGATGTTACCGTAGTGCAGTATGAGCGCATGGGCGGATTCTGGGGTGGAAACCGCCCGGTGGAGCGCCAGATAAAGACTACCTCCAACTCGGCGTCGATTACAATAGATGCTCTTCCGCAGCCTCAGCCCGATGGGTTTACCGGCGCTGTGGGACAGTTCTCGATTGACAGCCGTCTGAGCGGACAGGTGTTCAAGACCAACGAGGCAGCCTCGCTTGTATATACAATCAAAGGCACCGGAAATATCAAGTATGTGAAAGAGCCTGTAATCGATTTCCCCTCGGAGTTCGAGCAGTATCAGCCGCAGACGGATATAGATTCTCATATCTCCGGCAGTACAGTCACAGGCACCATGACTGTCGATTATACATTTGTGCCGCAGAGCGTTGGTACGTTTACCATAGGCGCCGACAAGTTTGTGTATTTCAATCCCGATAGCCGCCAGTATGTCACTCTGAGCACCCCTTCCTACAATATAAAGGTCACGCAGGGTGCAGCCCCCTCTGCGGTAGCAGGCGGCAAACAGAGCGTGTCGAGCAAAAACTCCGACATACTGCATATCAAACTTGGTGATCTTGACCTTCAGAAGACACATACATATGTCTACAACTCCTGGTGGTACTGGCCCTGTTATCTGCTTCTGCTCGCCTTGTTGGTGCTGATTGTGTGGCTTTACAGCAAGCAGGCGCGCCTTAATGCCGATGTGCAGGGGCGCCGTCTCGCACGTGCCGGAAAGATTGCCCGCCGCCGTCTTAAGAGTGCCCACAAGGCAATGCTCGCCCATGACTCAGATAGGTTCTATGCCGAACTGCTCGGTGCCATATGGGGCTATCTCGGTGATAAACTCGGACTGCCGGCCTCCCAGCTTACACGCGACAATATCGCAGGACAGCTTGACTCTTACGGTGCGCCCAAGGAGCTTGCCGATACTTTTATCAGCATTATCGATGACTGCGAGATGGCTCGCTATTCTCCTGCCCGCTCCGATGAGCAGATTGAGCAGCTTTACAATGAAGCGTCGCGTGCGATGAACTCCATGGAAGGCATCAGAAAGAAATAA
- a CDS encoding tetratricopeptide repeat protein, producing the protein MSLFKRNILTALATAALLTIPSVARAAGDTSDTSTRKERNHIRAGNKLYEEKRFAEAEVEYRKALEQNAMSEKAMYNLAVSLLRQAGNADPNNENNPIAEAQSILTDLAKTAGDDAISERSFYNLGNMAFNQQQYDQAINMYKGALRKNPDNDKARENLRLAQLKKQEQEQNQDQNKDQNKDQNQDQKDQNKDRQNQNQNKDQNKDQDQNKDKDQNQNQQNQDKQKPQQQPQQQQGGISDANAAKILKTMENEENATRRKVQEMQKKEAQGARRTTGPQW; encoded by the coding sequence ATGTCACTATTTAAACGCAACATACTTACAGCATTGGCTACAGCCGCATTGCTGACGATACCGTCGGTAGCCCGTGCCGCCGGCGACACCTCCGACACGTCGACACGTAAGGAGCGCAACCATATAAGAGCCGGCAACAAACTCTATGAGGAGAAGCGTTTTGCTGAAGCCGAGGTAGAGTATCGCAAGGCTCTCGAACAGAATGCCATGAGCGAAAAAGCAATGTATAATCTTGCCGTATCGCTTCTGCGTCAGGCCGGGAATGCCGACCCCAACAACGAGAACAATCCAATAGCCGAGGCTCAGTCAATCCTGACTGATTTGGCAAAGACGGCCGGCGATGATGCTATCAGCGAGCGCTCGTTCTACAATCTCGGCAACATGGCGTTCAACCAGCAGCAGTACGACCAGGCCATAAATATGTATAAAGGAGCCTTGCGTAAGAATCCCGACAATGACAAGGCAAGGGAAAATCTGCGTCTCGCTCAGCTGAAGAAACAGGAGCAGGAGCAAAATCAGGATCAGAATAAAGATCAGAATAAGGACCAAAATCAGGATCAGAAGGACCAAAACAAGGACCGGCAGAACCAGAATCAGAACAAAGACCAAAACAAAGACCAGGACCAGAATAAAGATAAAGACCAGAATCAGAATCAACAGAATCAGGACAAGCAGAAGCCTCAGCAGCAACCCCAGCAGCAACAGGGCGGAATCAGCGACGCAAATGCCGCAAAAATCCTCAAGACAATGGAGAATGAGGAAAACGCTACCCGTCGTAAAGTCCAGGAGATGCAGAAGAAAGAGGCTCAGGGCGCACGCCGTACCACAGGCCCGCAGTGGTAG
- a CDS encoding vWA domain-containing protein: MFSFANPGLLYLMFALLAVAGLFLWARYTRRRRLRLYGNPEVLAGLMPEASRYTPALKLVLQLVALATLVIVLARPRAGAKEEVSEVQGIEVMVCLDVSNSMLASSTDDPRGVSRLQRAKLILEKLFDKLGNDKVGLIVFAGDAYTQLPVTSDFSSAKMFLSSISTEMVPTQGTAIGAAVDMAVTSFSPDEDVHKAIIVITDGENFEDDPVAAVQAAAKQGIQVDVIGLGSAKGALIPIGRDGQFLRDDNGTPVTTRLNEEMARKIAEAGDGIYVQGASSSVVKDVDEQLKTLATSSLEKVTYKASAEQFPVFAWLALAFLIADMLLPERKIGWLKKFNFFGK; encoded by the coding sequence ATGTTTAGTTTTGCCAATCCGGGACTGTTATATCTGATGTTCGCGCTACTTGCCGTAGCCGGACTCTTCCTGTGGGCACGTTATACACGCCGACGCCGGTTGCGCCTATACGGCAATCCGGAAGTGCTGGCCGGGCTTATGCCCGAGGCCTCGCGCTACACTCCGGCGCTTAAGCTGGTGCTCCAGCTGGTGGCTCTGGCCACCCTTGTGATTGTGCTCGCCCGACCGCGCGCAGGCGCTAAGGAGGAGGTCAGCGAAGTGCAGGGTATCGAAGTGATGGTATGTCTCGACGTGTCAAACTCAATGCTTGCATCGTCGACCGACGACCCGCGTGGTGTGAGCCGTCTGCAACGTGCCAAACTCATTCTCGAGAAACTTTTCGACAAACTTGGAAACGATAAGGTGGGACTCATCGTATTTGCCGGTGATGCATACACGCAGCTACCTGTCACAAGCGATTTCTCTTCCGCCAAGATGTTTCTCAGCAGCATATCCACCGAGATGGTGCCCACTCAGGGCACAGCTATCGGTGCGGCCGTAGATATGGCCGTGACATCATTCTCGCCCGACGAGGATGTGCATAAGGCTATAATCGTGATTACCGACGGCGAAAACTTCGAGGACGACCCTGTGGCAGCCGTACAGGCCGCTGCGAAGCAGGGCATTCAGGTCGATGTAATCGGTCTGGGCTCGGCCAAGGGTGCGCTGATACCTATCGGGCGTGACGGACAGTTCTTGCGCGACGACAACGGCACGCCGGTCACCACACGCCTCAACGAAGAGATGGCGCGCAAGATAGCTGAGGCCGGCGACGGCATATACGTGCAGGGTGCGTCGTCGAGTGTGGTAAAAGATGTCGACGAGCAGTTGAAGACACTCGCCACATCATCGCTCGAGAAGGTTACATACAAAGCCAGCGCCGAGCAGTTTCCGGTATTCGCATGGCTTGCTCTTGCCTTCCTTATCGCCGACATGCTTCTGCCGGAGCGCAAAATCGGATGGCTCAAGAAATTCAACTTCTTTGGTAAATAG
- a CDS encoding vWA domain-containing protein produces MQLAHPEYLWLFTIYIPLIAWYVWKHRSAFPALGISTVSPYAGLPRSYKEYLIHLLFLLRLAAIGCVIIVLARPQTRDSWRTSSTEGTDIVLALDISSSMLARDFTPDRFEAAKDVAARFVAGRESDNIGLVIFAGESFTALPMTTDRAMVTNYIKDIRMGMLNDGTAIGDGLATSINRIKEGKAKSKSIILITDGTNNTGVVAPMTAAEIAKKMGIKVYTIGVGRNGTAPTPQRNYFGGIDYVPMPVVIDEATLQNIARSTGGKYFRATGNTVLKDIFAEIDQLEKTQMDVRHFSHTEDDYMLWAWLAFGLFLAEIILRRTVLRTLP; encoded by the coding sequence ATGCAGCTCGCCCATCCGGAATATCTTTGGCTGTTCACGATATATATACCGCTGATAGCCTGGTATGTGTGGAAGCACCGCTCGGCCTTTCCGGCTCTCGGTATATCCACGGTGAGTCCTTATGCCGGGCTTCCGCGCTCGTACAAAGAGTATCTCATACATCTTCTGTTTCTGCTGCGTCTGGCAGCGATAGGATGTGTGATTATAGTCCTTGCGCGTCCGCAGACCCGCGACAGCTGGCGTACATCTTCCACCGAGGGTACCGATATCGTGCTGGCGCTTGATATATCTTCGTCGATGCTCGCACGCGATTTCACGCCCGATCGCTTCGAGGCTGCCAAGGATGTGGCCGCACGCTTTGTCGCCGGACGCGAGAGCGACAACATTGGTCTTGTCATTTTTGCGGGAGAGAGTTTTACAGCTCTCCCTATGACTACTGACCGTGCGATGGTGACCAACTATATAAAGGATATCCGTATGGGCATGCTCAACGACGGTACAGCCATCGGCGACGGTCTGGCTACCTCAATCAACCGTATAAAGGAAGGGAAAGCCAAGAGCAAGAGCATCATACTTATCACCGACGGCACTAACAATACCGGTGTTGTGGCTCCTATGACTGCCGCCGAAATCGCCAAAAAGATGGGTATAAAGGTATATACCATCGGTGTCGGTCGAAACGGCACAGCACCCACACCTCAGCGCAACTACTTCGGAGGCATAGATTATGTGCCGATGCCTGTAGTCATCGACGAGGCGACTCTTCAGAATATCGCACGCTCGACAGGCGGCAAGTATTTCAGAGCTACCGGCAACACCGTCCTGAAGGACATTTTTGCTGAAATCGACCAGCTTGAGAAGACACAGATGGATGTAAGGCATTTTTCCCACACCGAGGATGACTACATGCTTTGGGCCTGGCTTGCCTTCGGCCTCTTCCTTGCCGAGATAATCCTGCGCCGTACGGTGCTACGTACATTACCCTAA
- a CDS encoding cell wall anchor protein translates to MMKHIIPSTVTFLRYTLRHVAFLLCTLTAVGASAAGPVQLKTSLDSAYILMGKQTTLHVDIVQDRGVQGHFLNVGDTLTSAIDLVEAGRPDTSDIGSGREEIRQQLIIQAFDSGLYTIPPFVYVCGNETIMSNDLPLKVIPVSVDSLRTVHDYADTVDGGWKLWDFVPDFIADYWWVILICALVVLLVAVIIFFRKKKVVSILPQKKPVPPYELAMQALTRLKSEKLCENGHEKEYYTRLTEILRTYLEQRFGINAMEMTSTQIMQQVSRHDETRPSAGLMKQILEMADFVKFAKVRPLPDDNVKSFTMATRFVEDTKPVEKPADDTVADGSAPATATDTKSEITNSESIK, encoded by the coding sequence ATGATGAAGCATATTATCCCCTCAACCGTAACATTTTTAAGGTACACACTGCGACATGTGGCCTTTCTGCTCTGTACGCTCACTGCGGTGGGTGCATCGGCGGCCGGTCCGGTACAGTTGAAGACCAGCCTCGACTCGGCCTACATACTGATGGGAAAGCAGACCACACTGCATGTGGATATTGTGCAGGATCGCGGTGTGCAGGGCCACTTCCTTAATGTCGGAGACACGCTTACATCGGCTATCGACCTGGTTGAGGCCGGCCGTCCCGACACATCCGACATCGGTTCCGGACGTGAGGAGATACGCCAGCAGCTCATTATACAGGCTTTTGATTCCGGATTGTATACCATACCGCCTTTCGTGTATGTATGCGGCAACGAAACAATAATGTCGAATGATTTGCCGCTGAAGGTAATTCCGGTAAGTGTCGACTCCCTCCGCACAGTCCACGACTATGCTGATACTGTCGACGGCGGATGGAAGCTCTGGGACTTCGTGCCCGACTTTATAGCCGACTACTGGTGGGTGATACTTATATGCGCCCTTGTAGTCCTCCTTGTGGCGGTGATTATATTCTTCCGTAAGAAGAAGGTGGTAAGCATACTTCCGCAGAAGAAACCTGTTCCTCCGTACGAACTGGCCATGCAGGCCCTTACAAGGCTCAAGAGTGAGAAACTCTGCGAAAACGGCCATGAGAAAGAATACTATACCCGTCTTACCGAGATTCTGCGTACCTATCTGGAGCAACGTTTTGGAATAAACGCCATGGAGATGACCTCTACCCAGATTATGCAGCAGGTAAGCCGCCACGATGAGACTCGTCCGTCAGCCGGACTGATGAAGCAGATTCTCGAGATGGCCGATTTTGTCAAGTTTGCAAAGGTAAGGCCTCTCCCCGACGACAATGTCAAGAGCTTCACTATGGCCACGCGATTTGTCGAGGATACAAAGCCTGTAGAGAAACCTGCCGATGACACGGTCGCCGACGGTAGCGCCCCCGCGACGGCCACTGACACGAAATCTGAAATCACTAACTCTGAATCAATAAAATAA
- a CDS encoding DUF58 domain-containing protein, whose translation MDANELLKKIRKIEIKTKGLSQNIFAGEYHSAFKGRGMTFSEVREYQYGDDIRDIDWNVTARHNRPYVKVYEEEREMTVMLLVDVSGSRNFGAMGEQKRLMIAEIAATLAFSAIQNNDKIGMIFFSDHVEKFIPPKKGRRHILFLIRELLDFTPEHTGTDISLALRYMTDALKKRCTTFLISDFIDSGDYYRALSIANNKHDVTAIQVYDRRDAQLPDVGLMRVQDLETGALRWVNTSSGRVRKAFNKWWYERQQVMTDRFNRCGVDYASIATDEDYVKSLMGLFKKRGVR comes from the coding sequence ATGGACGCTAACGAGCTACTCAAGAAGATACGTAAGATTGAGATAAAGACCAAAGGTCTGTCGCAGAATATATTTGCCGGTGAATATCATTCGGCATTCAAGGGCCGCGGCATGACCTTCAGCGAGGTGCGCGAGTACCAGTATGGCGATGACATACGCGACATAGACTGGAACGTGACCGCGCGCCACAACCGGCCATATGTCAAGGTCTACGAAGAGGAGCGCGAGATGACGGTGATGCTGCTTGTCGATGTGTCCGGCAGCCGTAATTTCGGCGCCATGGGCGAGCAGAAGCGACTGATGATTGCGGAGATTGCGGCCACGCTCGCCTTTTCCGCCATTCAGAACAATGACAAAATCGGCATGATTTTCTTTTCCGACCATGTCGAGAAGTTCATTCCACCGAAAAAGGGGCGCCGGCATATACTGTTTCTCATACGCGAACTGCTTGATTTTACGCCCGAACATACAGGCACGGATATATCCCTTGCATTGCGCTATATGACCGACGCGCTGAAAAAGCGGTGTACAACTTTCCTCATTTCCGACTTCATCGACTCGGGAGATTACTATCGGGCTCTGTCCATTGCCAACAACAAGCATGACGTAACGGCGATTCAGGTATATGACCGCCGCGACGCCCAGTTGCCCGACGTAGGGCTGATGCGTGTGCAGGACCTTGAGACCGGTGCTCTGCGTTGGGTCAATACCTCCTCCGGGCGTGTGAGGAAGGCTTTCAACAAATGGTGGTACGAGCGCCAGCAGGTGATGACCGACCGTTTCAACCGGTGTGGTGTCGACTATGCGTCGATTGCCACCGACGAGGATTATGTCAAGTCGCTCATGGGCCTGTTCAAGAAGCGCGGCGTAAGGTAA
- a CDS encoding AAA family ATPase, protein MSESVNIRELNDLVASKSDFINMIQRGMDQTIVGQKHLIDSLLIALLSNGHVLLEGVPGLAKTLAIKTLAQVIDAKYSRIQFTPDLLPADVTGTMVYSVKSEQFQVKKGPVFANFVLADEINRAPAKVQSALLEAMQERQVTIGDNTFPLDEPFLVMATQNPIEQEGTYPLPEAQVDRFLLKVVIGYPTKEEEKLIIRQNITNERKEVRPLLRPQEIIEVQKVCEKIYIDEKIERYIVDIVFATRFPADYGLNDLVSIIDFGASPRASISLARAARSYAFLRGRGYVVPEDVRAVAHDVMRHRLGLTYEAEANNITADDVISEILDKVEVP, encoded by the coding sequence ATGAGTGAATCGGTAAACATACGCGAGCTCAACGATCTTGTGGCTTCCAAAAGCGACTTTATCAATATGATACAGCGCGGCATGGATCAGACTATTGTAGGCCAGAAGCATCTTATAGACTCTTTGCTGATAGCCCTTCTGTCCAACGGGCATGTGCTCCTCGAGGGTGTGCCCGGTTTGGCCAAGACTTTGGCTATAAAGACTCTCGCGCAGGTAATCGACGCAAAGTACAGCCGCATACAGTTTACTCCCGACCTTCTGCCGGCCGACGTTACAGGTACGATGGTCTACAGCGTGAAGAGCGAGCAGTTTCAGGTAAAGAAAGGCCCGGTTTTCGCTAATTTCGTGCTTGCCGACGAGATAAACCGTGCTCCCGCAAAAGTGCAGAGTGCGCTTCTTGAGGCCATGCAGGAACGTCAGGTGACTATCGGCGACAATACATTCCCTCTCGACGAACCGTTCCTGGTAATGGCTACGCAGAACCCTATCGAGCAGGAAGGCACATATCCTCTGCCCGAGGCACAGGTCGACCGTTTTCTTCTGAAGGTAGTGATTGGATATCCTACAAAAGAGGAAGAGAAACTCATCATACGCCAGAATATCACCAACGAGCGCAAGGAAGTGCGTCCTCTGCTCCGTCCGCAGGAGATTATCGAGGTTCAGAAGGTATGTGAAAAGATATATATCGACGAGAAGATAGAGCGTTACATCGTCGACATCGTGTTTGCCACACGTTTCCCCGCCGACTATGGCCTTAACGACCTCGTGTCGATAATCGACTTCGGCGCTTCGCCTCGTGCCTCGATATCGCTGGCACGTGCCGCCCGCAGCTACGCTTTCCTGCGCGGCCGCGGATATGTGGTGCCCGAGGATGTGCGCGCCGTAGCCCACGATGTGATGCGCCATCGTCTTGGACTCACCTACGAGGCTGAGGCCAACAATATCACTGCCGACGACGTAATCTCTGAAATTCTCGACAAGGTAGAGGTGCCTTGA
- a CDS encoding HU family DNA-binding protein, with protein sequence MNDKMTFHRIASSIAGATGCTDEEAALFLRALLDKATEALARGERVTIAGIGTFAPGEPSQEAVVWAPDPLLAEAVNEPFAAFEPVALAAGVSEDDLTEKSAPDVTAVHAAVEATQAEAGIDNAVAADEDKTAEDKAEAHAPGDKPEIEEAACADSGAGIPAVPAEAEVEAEADIIADSAPEMLEAQVVIPAAAETVVLPVADNKPEAPVEKKYSESAERLKKQFFSDDDDSSSDNREPIIVYRDRTGLNPWLMLLVGVIVGMALGYLLSITLGYLSNTSDTTYDDSADDEEMVEETTPADGFITEIADEPQTTEPVADPEVSAPEKTESADAVAPKAQTSAPKVVTDTVSGHRYLTTMARKYYGNHCFWVYIYEENADKIGNPDRIRPGTVVVIPPASKYNIDASNPASVRRATAKIGEIERRTKGRR encoded by the coding sequence ATGAACGACAAGATGACATTCCACCGTATTGCGTCTTCAATAGCCGGAGCCACAGGATGCACCGACGAGGAGGCTGCTCTTTTTCTGCGCGCATTGCTTGACAAGGCCACTGAGGCGCTTGCCCGTGGAGAGCGTGTGACTATCGCCGGTATAGGTACATTTGCCCCGGGCGAACCGTCGCAGGAGGCGGTAGTGTGGGCACCTGACCCGTTGCTGGCCGAGGCCGTCAATGAGCCCTTTGCAGCTTTTGAACCGGTAGCACTGGCTGCCGGAGTATCGGAGGATGACCTGACTGAAAAGTCAGCGCCCGACGTCACAGCCGTTCACGCTGCGGTAGAAGCGACTCAGGCAGAGGCAGGCATAGACAATGCCGTAGCAGCCGACGAAGATAAAACGGCCGAGGATAAGGCTGAGGCGCACGCCCCGGGCGACAAACCGGAAATCGAAGAGGCGGCCTGTGCCGACTCCGGCGCTGGAATTCCGGCTGTGCCTGCTGAGGCTGAAGTAGAGGCTGAGGCTGACATCATAGCTGACTCCGCTCCCGAAATGCTCGAAGCACAGGTGGTAATCCCTGCAGCAGCGGAAACTGTTGTGCTGCCGGTTGCTGATAATAAGCCGGAAGCACCCGTCGAGAAGAAATACAGCGAAAGCGCCGAACGTCTGAAAAAACAGTTCTTCAGCGACGATGACGACTCGTCGTCAGACAACCGCGAGCCGATAATCGTATATCGCGACCGCACCGGTCTTAATCCCTGGCTAATGTTGCTTGTCGGAGTCATTGTAGGCATGGCCCTCGGCTATCTGCTGAGTATCACTCTGGGCTATCTCAGCAATACATCCGACACCACATACGACGATTCCGCCGATGACGAGGAAATGGTTGAGGAGACAACCCCGGCAGACGGTTTCATAACAGAGATTGCCGACGAGCCTCAGACTACAGAACCCGTTGCCGACCCCGAGGTGTCAGCTCCTGAAAAAACGGAGAGCGCCGATGCGGTTGCACCAAAGGCTCAGACATCGGCCCCGAAAGTGGTCACAGACACAGTAAGCGGCCATCGCTACCTTACCACAATGGCCCGCAAATATTACGGCAACCACTGTTTCTGGGTATATATATATGAAGAGAATGCCGATAAAATCGGTAATCCCGACCGTATACGCCCGGGCACGGTTGTAGTGATTCCTCCAGCCTCGAAATACAATATCGATGCCTCCAACCCTGCGAGTGTGCGCCGCGCCACAGCTAAAATCGGCGAGATAGAGCGCCGCACGAAAGGACGTCGCTGA
- a CDS encoding HU family DNA-binding protein, with translation MDNNILVAELSAELHRPERDVEALVEGLASALRDALVDGDTVLLPGFGTFTTQKEDEKIVDDLDRGGKLLLPPAITIQFNPSTLLRRKITERP, from the coding sequence ATGGATAACAATATACTTGTGGCCGAACTGTCGGCCGAACTGCATCGCCCCGAGCGCGATGTAGAGGCTCTTGTCGAAGGGCTTGCCTCGGCACTGCGCGATGCGCTTGTCGACGGTGATACTGTTTTGCTGCCCGGTTTCGGCACTTTTACTACGCAGAAAGAAGACGAAAAGATAGTTGATGACCTCGATCGAGGAGGCAAACTGCTCCTCCCTCCCGCGATAACCATACAGTTTAATCCCAGCACTCTGTTGCGAAGAAAAATCACAGAACGCCCATGA